The Plasmodium berghei ANKA genome assembly, chromosome: 8 genome has a segment encoding these proteins:
- a CDS encoding protein phosphatase PPM12, putative has translation MESFLNKCLHIDTLSCSVDDDETIFQMCNSAVCLKKGSKNEGNCVKWGESGVMEKSFLCDFDKYVKNSCMKIIEDDCETKKKNEYINLNEYCENSFNKLFNIEYVDLPLIFYKTIYANFFSSFNILENKQTEKLIEDYIHMMNIFYKIAKKQKYILLHKANSAPNEKKYINGNYKNGDALLYSDHIIAIADGVSSIKNSGINVSNFSNDLLKKCLNLYFYQNIYNGLFEEQNKEIFKKYNMTYNSDQILKPIICRSACSSNFFGASTLLFSSLNKDKLHICSIGDCQMLIVRLKKDFVNNTIFEKIKIRVTESEHLENSEEYEIDSDKSDENENKNETKENGLMRNKIFEKCEIPVVDENVAYSDHLYEDISQKNNFLINEKLSQKSSKYECENIYLNSLENIKSGLMNIYSNNKKLIESDLFNGLYDKKKFEKKKKNEDIILYIEEEFDECMLQYFDEILSDNNYKIGDLSFTIKDKELDAYSNIRSNTLISQYISTKTESEISYDNDDKTILAKNTLDDTGYKNLMKIFTLDRTDILNNNQKYEEVDIFQYEDMMNDQQIKKKENNVQRNEIEYNDNNVVSKNILKESKNKKNYNFNNYRFRYNKENICEFDIIYKSKIQQHYFNCPYQITFMPSNIKKGLNSNTNSMALKVDLKMNKYSDIIAKCLRYSDYSIVDIKTNDIIISGSDGLFDNLYDDDIIKVLYNNFYIINFNNFIKLKHFINFYEEYKKTINNINKLILNNIKNSTKTNKISSQPIYNSFYKYERYDEHNCNSKIKFDEKYIPNLNNTQISDDNNRFDIIHCKQTKGNEYYTINSNSNDKEYEHSLKDCISKRESNNSINNNNNNMNNIIKYSKNKFTFSSKIKNMFFNKGKNDNIQHTHDSVYKKKMSDNSSTLFKNQRIKEINTENYLTSLNKGKEGNDNKQLIEENTLIESSNEYVNKNKFDINHDQNSYNISDFMHLNKTNKKKIFIAKKKIPSDACLYDTSDLILFDKKNNIYLNIKKACDEIMELSNILANQQLDNRLLKKRIKIDKEKKKNMNSQKIKKYSEQITSCKQTEKNTKESNEITNIFSKFSEEHMEIFDKVNYDDIQSNKSKDKIILTPISEYIYDKYKKYFNMGKPDDTTVIISIIKKNKYI, from the coding sequence atggaaagttttttaaataaatgtttaCATATTGATACATTAAGTTGCAGTGTAGACGATGATGAAACAATTTTTCAAATGTGTAATTCGGCAGtgtgtttaaaaaaagggaGTAAAAATGAAGGAAATTGTGTAAAATGGGGTGAATCAGGTGTAATGGAAAAAAGCTTTTTGTGtgattttgataaatatgtaaaaaatagttgtatgaaaataatagaagATGATTGTGaaacaaagaaaaaaaatgaatatataaatttgaatGAATATTGTGAAaattcttttaataaattatttaatatagaaTACGTAGACTTGcctttaatattttataaaacaatatatgctaatttttttagttcttttaatatattggaaaataaacaaaCGGAAAAATTGATAGAagattatatacatatgatgaacatattttataaaatagcaaaaaaacaaaaatatattttattgcaCAAAGCTAATAGCGCTcctaatgaaaaaaaatatattaatggtaattataaaaatggcGATGCATTATTGTATAGTGATCATATTATAGCAATAGCTGATGGGGTTTCgtctataaaaaatagcgGAATTAATGTTAGCAATTTTTCTAATGaccttttaaaaaaatgtctaaatttatatttttatcaaaatatatataatggaTTATTTGAAGAGCAAAACAAAGAGatatttaaaaagtataatatGACATATAATTCTGATCAAATATTAAAACCTATTATATGTCGAAGTGCTTGTtcttctaatttttttggaGCATCGacactattattttcatctttaAACAAAGATAAGTTACATATTTGTAGTATTGGAGATTGCCAAATGTTAATTGTTAGGCTAAAAAAAgattttgtaaataatacaatttttgaaaaaataaaaataagagTTACAGAATCGGAGCATTTGGAAAATAGTGAAGAATATGAAATAGATAGTGATAAAAGTGacgaaaatgaaaataaaaatgagaCAAAGGAAAACGGATTAAtgagaaataaaatttttgaaaaatgtgAAATACCTGTAGTTGATGAAAATGTTGCATATTCTGATCATCTATACGAAGATATttctcaaaaaaataattttctaatAAACGAAAAGTTATCTCAAAAATCTTCAAAATATGAatgtgaaaatatatatctaaaTTCTTTGGAGAATATAAAATCAGgtttaatgaatatatattcgaataacaaaaaattgataGAAAGCGATCTTTTTAATGGGTTGtatgacaaaaaaaaatttgaaaaaaaaaaaaaaaatgaagatattattttatatattgaaGAAGAATTTGATGAATGTATGCTCCAATATTTTGATGAAATTTTATctgataataattataaaataggAGATTTATCATTTACAATAAAAGACAAAGAATTAGATGCTTATTCAAATATAAGATCAAACACATTAATTTCTCAATACATTTCAACTAAAACAGAAAGTGAAATATCTTATgataatgatgataaaacaattttagCTAAAAATACATTAGATGATACTGggtataaaaatttaatgaaaatttttacTTTGGATAGAACTGACATTTTAAACAATAACCAGAAATATGAAGAAGTGgatatttttcaatatgAAGATATGATGAATGACCAACAAATcaagaaaaaagaaaataatgtacaaagaaatgaaatagagtacaatgataataatgtggtttctaaaaatattttaaaagaatcaaaaaataagaaaaattataacttTAATAATTACCGATttagatataataaagaaaatatttgtgaatttgatataatttataaatctAAAATCCAAcaacattattttaattgcCCATACCAGATTACGTTTATGCcatcaaatataaaaaagggTTTAAATAGTAATACAAATAGTATGGCATTAAAAGTagatttaaaaatgaataaatatagtgATATTATTGCAAAATGTTTAAGATATTCTGATTATTCTATTGTTGATATAAAAACCAACGATATAATTATAAGTGGAAGTGATGGTTTATTTGACAATTTATATGAtgatgatataataaaagttctttataataatttttatataataaattttaataattttataaaattaaaacatttcATAAACTTTTatgaagaatataaaaaaacaatcaataatattaataaattaatattaaataatataaaaaacagtACCAagacaaataaaatttcatCACAACCAATATACAattctttttataaatatgaaagaTATGATGAACATAATTGTAAtagcaaaataaaatttgatgaaaaatatattcctaACCTAAATAATACTCAAATATCAGACGATAATAATCGTTTTGATATAATACATTGTAAACAAACGAAAGGAAACGAATATTATACTATAAACAGCAATTCTAATGATAAAGAATATGAACATTCTTTAAAAGATTGTATAAGTAAAAGAGAATCGAATAATAGTATTAacaacaataataataatatgaataatataataaaatatagtaagaataaatttacattttcttCCAAAATTAAGAAcatgttttttaataaaggaaagaatgataatatacaaCACACTCACGATAgtgtttataaaaaaaaaatgagtgATAATAGCTCAACtctttttaaaaatcaaagaataaaagaaataaatactgaaaattatttaacgTCATTAAATAAAGGAAAGGAGggaaatgataataaacaGTTAATTGAGGAAAATACTTTAATTGAATCATCAAATGAATAtgttaacaaaaataaatttgatataaATCATGATCAAAATAGCTATAATATAAGTGATTTTATGCAtttaaacaaaacaaacaaaaaaaaaatttttattgcgaagaaaaaaatacctAGCGACGCATGCCTATACGATACTTCtgatttaattttatttgacaaaaaaaataatatatacttaaatattaaaaaagcTTGTGATGAAATTATGGAACTCTCAAATATTTTAGCTAACCAACAACTAGATAACAGGcttctaaaaaaaagaataaaaatagacaaagaaaagaaaaaaaatatgaacagtcagaaaattaaaaaatattctgaACAAATAACCTCGTGTAAACAAactgaaaaaaatacaaaagaAAGTAATGAAAttactaatatattttcaaaattttctGAAGAGCATATGgaaatatttgataaaGTTAATTATGACGATATTCAATCGAATAAATCCAAagacaaaattatattaacacCTATATcggaatatatatatgacaaatacaaaaaatattttaacatGGGGAAGCCCGATGATACTACTGTCATAATTtctattataaaaaaaaataaatatatttga
- a CDS encoding phosphopantetheine adenylyltransferase, putative encodes MKNRPVYENGFLIVEDYNFITYTKTNARKISWYAKNKKFNNFNIGTYLYKILKNYNVSFINKSKILKLIVENKFYEKIVKNVKLIIKSIIKLKNKVENVYLFIKFVSSKCILKMSTFYYLKYIIEQIYQKKLEKIVRVVLPISDLHKLYSYIYFQNFLITNYYEHILSKSILNELKMYYGLFIILNKHSKNVTHIYEKIYGLDFITVNEEKCRSKKKKKKKTIHNIINGNNSTNNKNNNNTSININEFLKFCENSNTQNMNNWKELKQEEKVNDSYIKINTKTKHILKCVKIDKGRCRNKYKKQTDIKIEKYKIQKTVYKSLNKNDIGLFAGTFDKIHMGHTLLLFYSILLTNKFFYIGLYNNKNIYKKKYCEEIDDLKLRIFHIYDILFLISNAYNIQFIFYNFDSVIPFIKIKNSHTILYQIAMKNNKNKLKEISESYRDKYRKYISNSYYRNCSKYNQRKKIFFVSKYTNLLKKKYQSLIKTNIEKLYQNEKWRGNKLLCSNKYKKKIWNYLKFHINYNKNKSEKKIIVLKRIHDPFSFALDIRDLFCLTMSKESEVNGYNIVQRRKLLFQKNKTNFTKNEQIEHNFQIVIDDNNNNRNKGNDIEKIKTCLNIFDTINISNREKMSSTLIRMENSIFRKGKFSKYLKYFIEACLYFNIDNFLIQMHADIFLKKDGKKNFKNLYLNTIKSYFCRRKKNNSNKNGINKNVKGKNFHQNKKNDNFIVNDFFRHLFVLISFFINHFSKKYYTQNKIQFFIRISIIVSFFFYNNILLQITKKKEQFINKNFIINNKSIKQKNCLFDANYEDIFRIYISNMTETIMEEIVNQVFILILMILSTSIICKMFHFDLFPNVNYQKNNSSKNMTNLQKVYDWAMMKKKKHLPCYQIKQNIKNDKDILYDSKKKTEKNAHYNILEDEQSTFKKYYFNLYFSNYFKTKKTFYRTSIITPYTMCNYTLMRTYKNKNYNMLPYQYCKCVKKGIQKKGNSLYSNIKNNTSNNNKLVNDVNSDNIKKKNIFAHNFHFDYSNKKDIQIINNFYTIKIRENGEEFNDQNKLSENDIIKHVTKNTLSGNIYSERFNYFIKININNNDKIMFFRKILIYKFIDNYFISFFSFYFLNYLINEENKTKQNIQNMNINDFVFIFLIHFETHIEMIINSYIKRQWELRQKNYYDPFYPFIQYQKKYSIIHKYMHMNLSPLNDYNIDFEKVYNFKKNNTNFKNTPFYIKLENMKDTSNYNVLSFYNIIFQHILTYENYYYPYFAALNYLHLNLF; translated from the coding sequence atgaaaaacaGGCCAGTTTACGAAAATGGGTTTTTAATTGTCGAAGactataattttattacatatacAAAAACTAATGCAAGGAAAATATCATGGtatgcaaaaaataaaaaatttaacaaCTTCAACATTGgaacatatttatacaaaatattgaaGAATTATAATGTtagttttataaataaaagcaaaatcttaaaattaattgtggaaaataaattttatgaaaaaatagtgAAAAATGTTAAACTCATAATTAAATCAATTATTAAACTAAAAAACAAAGTCGAAAATGTCTActtgtttataaaatttgttagttcaaaatgtattttaaaaatgtccacgttttattatttaaaatatataattgaacaaatttatcaaaaaaaattagagAAAATAGTTCGTGTTGTTTTGCCAATATCAGATTTACACAAATTATACtcgtatatatattttcaaaattttctaatcactaattattatgaacatatattatcaaaaagtattttaaatgaacttaaaatgtattatggattatttattatattaaataagcATAGCAAAAATgttacacatatatatgaaaaaatatatggacTTGATTTTATCACCGTGAATGAGGAAAAATGTagatcaaaaaaaaaaaaaaaaaaaaaaactatccacaatattattaatggTAACAATAGTACaaacaataaaaacaataataatacttcCATTAACATAAATGAGTTTCTTAAATTTTGTGAAAACAGTAATACacaaaatatgaacaacTGGAAAGAATTAAAACAAGAAGAAAAGGTAAATgattcatatattaaaataaatacaaaaacaaaacacattttaaaatgtgtAAAAATAGATAAAGGTAGATgtagaaataaatataaaaaacaaactgacataaaaattgaaaagtataaaattcaaaaaactGTATACAAAAgcttaaataaaaatgatataggTTTATTTGCAGGAACTTTTGATAAAATACATATGGGACATACacttcttttattttattcaattttgttaaccaacaaatttttttatattggattatataataataaaaatatttataaaaaaaaatactgcGAAGAAATTGatgatttaaaattaagaatatttcatatatatgatatattattcttaATATCAAATGCttataatatacaatttattttttataattttgatagTGTAATAccttttataaaaattaaaaattcacACACCATTTTATATCAAATTGCaatgaaaaataacaaaaataaacttAAAGAAATATCGGAATCGTATCGAGACAAATACAGAAAATACATAAGTAATAGTTATTACAGAAATTGTAGTAAATACAatcaaagaaaaaaaatattttttgtgtcaaaatatactaatttgttgaaaaaaaaataccaatctttaataaaaacaaatatagaaaaattatatcagAATGAAAAATGGAGGGGAAACAAGCTTCTTTgttcaaataaatacaagaagaaaatttggaattatttaaaattccATATTaattacaataaaaataaaagtgaaaaaaaaattatagttTTAAAAAGAATACACGATCCATTTTCGTTTGCCCTTGATATTCGagatttattttgtttgaCCATGTCCAAAGAATCAGAAGTTAATggatataatattgtacAAAGGAGAAAGttattatttcaaaaaaataaaacaaattttactAAGAACGAACAAATCGAAcataattttcaaattgtgatagatgataataataataatagaaataaaGGAAACGACatcgaaaaaataaaaacatgcttaaatatttttgatacgataaatatatctaaTAGAGAAAAAATGAGTTCGACATTAATTAGAATGGAAAATAGTATATTtagaaaaggaaaattttcaaaatatttaaaatattttattgaaGCATGCTTATACTTTAATATAGACAATTTTCTCATACAAATGCATGCTGACATctttttgaaaaaagaTGGAAAGAAGAATTTCAAAAATCTTTATTTGAATACAATTAAAAGTTATTTTTgtagaagaaaaaaaaataattctaataaaaacggaattaacaaaaatgttaaaggaaaaaattttcatcaaaataaaaaaaatgacaattttattgttaatgATTTTTTCAGACACTTATTTGTTTtgatttctttttttataaatcatttttcaaaaaagtattatacacaaaataaaatccaattttttataagaaTATCCATTATtgtttctttctttttttataataacataCTTTTgcaaataacaaaaaaaaaagaacagtttataaataaaaattttataattaacaataaaagtataaaacaaaaaaattgtttatttgaTGCAAATTATGAAGACATATTTAGAATTTATATCAGTAATATGACAGAAACTATTATGGAAGAAATTGTTAACCAAGTTTTTATACTTATACTCATGATTTTGTCTACTTCAATTATATGCAAAATGTTtcattttgatttatttccaaatgttaattatcaaaaaaataattcgtcaaaaaatatgacaAATTTGCAAAAAGTGTACGATTGGgcaatgatgaaaaaaaaaaaacatttacCTTGTTACCAAATAAagcaaaatataaaaaatgataaagatATACTTTAcgattcaaaaaaaaaaactgaaAAAAATGCCCATTACAACATTTTGGAAGATGAACAATctacttttaaaaaatattattttaatttatatttttcaaactATTTCAAAAccaaaaaaacattttatcGAACTTCAATTATAACACCATATACAATGTGTAATTACACATTAATGAGAacatacaaaaataaaaactataaCATGCTTCCTTATCAATATTGCAAATGTGTAAAAAAAggtatacaaaaaaaaggaaatagtttatattcaaatatcaaaaataatacaagtaacaataataaattagtAAATGATGTTAATAgtgataatattaaaaaaaaaaacatctTTGCTCacaattttcattttgattattcaaataaaaaagatatacaaattataaataacttttatacaataaaaattagGGAAAATGGGGAAGAGTTCAAtgatcaaaataaattaagcgaaaatgatattattaagcatgttacaaaaaatacttTATCAGGCAATATTTATAGTGAAagatttaattattttattaagataaacataaataataatgataaaataatgttttttcgaaaaatattaatctacaaatttatagacaattattttatttcatttttttccttttacttcttaaattatttgataaatgaagaaaataaaacaaaacaaaatatacagaatatgaatataaatgactttgtgtttatttttttgatacaTTTTGAAACACATATTGAAATGATTATAAATAGTTATATTAAAAGGCAATGGGAGTTGcgacaaaaaaattattatgatccgttttatccatttattcaatatcaaaaaaaatattccatcattcataaatatatgcatatgaaTTTATCACCATTAaatgattataatatagattttgaaaaagtatacaactttaaaaaaaataatactaaCTTTAAAAACACaccattttatataaaattggaAAATATGAAAGATACTAGCAATTATAAtgttttatcattttacaacataatttttcagCATATCTTAActtatgaaaattattattacccATATTTCGCTgcattaaattatttgcatttaaatttattctaa